The genomic segment ATTGATTATCGGCTGATGAATTAGTTGGTATTTCTGCAGATGTACTTCCACAAGCGTTTAATAGCAATATAGATAGTAACATTGAAAGAATACCAGCTAATATTTTATTTTTTCTCCGAAACATAAATATTCCTCTCTTTCATAACTTGATTTTGATTCATATAACTTAAAGTATTGATTTTATTAAAATACTTTCCAACACAAATTCTAGGAATATATTTTTCAAATTTCAATTCATAGTATTTTAATATGATTACCTTTTTAAAATTATAACCTTAGCACATTAAAATTTTTATCAAATATATATTGCAATTCACAATTGCGGCTAAAATCCTTGTAATCTTTTTAGAATTATGATGAAGAATTGTTTTTGCAACGTATATATAAAATATATTTATGAATTTTAATGTGAATAAGCACTACAATTAGACCATCCTATTTATACAAATATTAATCAGTACAAAAAAATCAATCACTACAAGATTGTAGTGATTGATTTTTACTTTTTATTTATAAATATTAGTCCAATAATGCATAATATTATTCCTAGTAGTTTATTTATATTAAAGCCTTCCTTATAAAAAATTATACCTACTGGAATTAGTATGAGTGCAAGAAGAATATTAGATACTAGAGATCCTATACTTATATCCCAGCCGGACCTATATACCATTATATATCCAAATTCAAGACCAACAATAGCGAACCCTAGTAATATACTTGCCCAATTCAGATCATCAAAGGATTCAAAAAATCCTTTATCTGATTTATAAAATCTAAATGCTATAGCGGCTACAATTACTCCAGTTAAATAAGTAATGAATAAAGAAGAGAAAGGGTTAGCCTTCTCCGGAACTGATTTTGAGCAAATATGATAAATCATATTTGATACAACAACAATTATAATAGAAAATGCATACATAAACATAAAAATCTCCTCCATTAGTTTTACTGCAATTCTTTTATGGTCATAGATAAATATCAGAAAATTCAACCCTAGTCGCTTCTAAAATATGATTATAAAAAAACTCTTTTGATGATCTGTACTCATATGTTTCGGTAACCTTTTCATTTGGTAGCATTACTATAAAAGCGCTCCCTTTGCTAACTTTACTATTTACAAAAATTCTCCCACCTAGATCCTCAACAAATTTCTTAACTAATGATAATCCTAATCCTGTTCCCTCCACTTGACGAGATAGAGAACTATCTACCTGCCCAAACTGCTCAAAAATTGTATCTATTTTATCACTTGGAATACCTATACCTTCATCGCTTACTTCTATAAATATATTTTCTTTTAAAGCATTAAACCGTACAGTTATTTTCTTATTATCAGAAGTAAATTTAATAGCATTAGAGAGAAGATTTAAAAGTATCCTTGCGAATTTTTCATTATCAATAGCCACCTCAAATTCTTTATATGATGTTTCTAATATCAAATCAATTTCTTTTTTACTAGCATATGATCTTACAACTTCAACAATCGCATCTATGAAAAAAACAATATCTATATTCTTTTTATTTATTTTGGTACTCTTCAAATTTGAACTGGTTATATCAAGAATATTGTTTACTAGCCTTAATTGCCTAAATGCATTAAGTTTTATCATCCCCAAATATTTTTTAGTATTATTTGATAACTCATTAAAGCAAATATACTCCATAGCTTGTACTGCTGAATTAATTACATTTAGTGGTGTTCTGAATTCATGAGATATTATGGAAAGAAATTCATCCTTCATAGCTATTGTTTTTTCTAATGCTTCATTCCTTTCAAATTCCGCCTGCAAAACTGAATCATGTTGAGATTTTATGATTCTTTCCTGTTTAACTTTTTCCGTTATATCTTTCATACACATCATTCCAAATAAGAAATTACCACTATCATCATATACAGGATTACCACTTATACACATATATATATTTTCGCTATATCTCTTTATAATTATTCTATATTCAGTAATTACTTCTCCTCTTAAAATTCTATCTGACGGAAGACTTCCCTCATTCAATTCCTTCATATTAATATCAAAATATTTTATTTCACCATCGTTTTTATTTCTTCCTTCAATTATTTTTATAACATTAAAATGTTTCTCTGCTGCTTTATTAAGCATAACCAGATTGCCGCATTTTCCTATAGCTACAACTCCCTCAGACATGTTATCGATAATCGCTTTTAATTGCTCTCTATTATTTCTAATTTTTTTCTCATTACTTACAAGTTCTGTAATATCATCAAATGCGGTAACAGACATTAACACAGTATTTTCTTTATCATAAATAGGTGAAGAACTCATATCTAAAACACTTTCTTTACAATTATCTATAACTGTAATACGTTGATTTTTAATTTTCTCACCTTTCAAAGCGCGAAATGATGGCATGTCTTTAATATCAATTTCTTTTCCTGATTCATTAAAGTATTTAGCTTCACTATTTTTTCCATATGAAGTCTTTGACTCATTAGAGTGTTCAATCAATTTTCTCGATATCTCATTTTGCTGAAGTATATCTCCTTCTTTTGATCTAACGAATACTCCATTTGGAATACTTTCAAATACAGCCTCCATTTCTTTGTTTTGAAGGTTAATGGCATCAATTTGTTCTTCAACTTTCTTTCTATTAAGTACCTTTTCTGTAACTTCAGATGTATTACTTACCACATATTTTATACTTTCACCTTCTGTAACTGGAATAATTATGGAATCCCAATATGTAATTCCTCTTTCATATCCAATATGTTCATATTCTTTTACTTGAACTGCTTTTCCTGTAAGTATAGCTTCCTTCCAAAACTTTCCTAATTTACTTCCGCTCCATCCTAATATAATCTTATCTATATTTTTTCCTATACTATAATATGATTGATTAAACGGATGTTCTAAGAAATCTAAATATTGCTGATTCGCCTTGATAAGTATCATATCAGGAACACTATAAACAGCTACTCCCACGAAGTTTGATTTACATAATTCCGATAAATATGTATGTTTAGCTTCAAGTCTTGAATTTGGTTTTTCTCTAATAATAAATAATTGACTATCTTCTTCCTTAATTATTTCTATTGAAATTGATCTAAATTCAAGAGATTTAGTAAATAAAAAATAGTCGGCCTTTTCAGCGATGTTTTTTATATCAACGCTTGGGCCGACTCTTAGAATTTTAAATATCTCTGCGATACTTTTTCCAAGCAAGTCAGCAGTTGTATATTCCGTAATTTCTGCAAACTGTTGACTCACCTTAAAAACCTTATGATTTTTTAATAATATATAAGAAATCTCTTCTATGCACTCAAGGTACCTTCTATATTCCATAATAGTATCCTCCTAAGCTATCCATTATCATTAGCATATGCAACAAAATAAGTAATATTTTACCACAGTATTTTGTATATTTCTACTCCTAAATTTTCTTAATTTAAATTATTTTGAATTTTTCTGCATTATTCTTTCGTTATATTTCATTCTAAGAATAAGTTTAAATTCCCAATAAAGTAAATCTTCTTAATTCATTTATATTTTTGCAAATGTCTTACTATAGGAAATTTATAAAGGATATCATATATGGATTATTAATATAAACCATAAAAATATTTTTCTTCTGTTAACTAATCTAAGTAATTACAGTTGTTCTTCT from the Clostridium beijerinckii genome contains:
- a CDS encoding sensor histidine kinase, whose product is MEYRRYLECIEEISYILLKNHKVFKVSQQFAEITEYTTADLLGKSIAEIFKILRVGPSVDIKNIAEKADYFLFTKSLEFRSISIEIIKEEDSQLFIIREKPNSRLEAKHTYLSELCKSNFVGVAVYSVPDMILIKANQQYLDFLEHPFNQSYYSIGKNIDKIILGWSGSKLGKFWKEAILTGKAVQVKEYEHIGYERGITYWDSIIIPVTEGESIKYVVSNTSEVTEKVLNRKKVEEQIDAINLQNKEMEAVFESIPNGVFVRSKEGDILQQNEISRKLIEHSNESKTSYGKNSEAKYFNESGKEIDIKDMPSFRALKGEKIKNQRITVIDNCKESVLDMSSSPIYDKENTVLMSVTAFDDITELVSNEKKIRNNREQLKAIIDNMSEGVVAIGKCGNLVMLNKAAEKHFNVIKIIEGRNKNDGEIKYFDINMKELNEGSLPSDRILRGEVITEYRIIIKRYSENIYMCISGNPVYDDSGNFLFGMMCMKDITEKVKQERIIKSQHDSVLQAEFERNEALEKTIAMKDEFLSIISHEFRTPLNVINSAVQAMEYICFNELSNNTKKYLGMIKLNAFRQLRLVNNILDITSSNLKSTKINKKNIDIVFFIDAIVEVVRSYASKKEIDLILETSYKEFEVAIDNEKFARILLNLLSNAIKFTSDNKKITVRFNALKENIFIEVSDEGIGIPSDKIDTIFEQFGQVDSSLSRQVEGTGLGLSLVKKFVEDLGGRIFVNSKVSKGSAFIVMLPNEKVTETYEYRSSKEFFYNHILEATRVEFSDIYL
- a CDS encoding EamA family transporter, which encodes MFMYAFSIIIVVVSNMIYHICSKSVPEKANPFSSLFITYLTGVIVAAIAFRFYKSDKGFFESFDDLNWASILLGFAIVGLEFGYIMVYRSGWDISIGSLVSNILLALILIPVGIIFYKEGFNINKLLGIILCIIGLIFINKK